ATGGTTTTGATTCCAAAAAGAGTGGAGGGGTTCTGAGATCGGTATGGTACAACTCCGAGGATGAGCACGAGCACGAGCTTCCACATACAAGTTGTAGAAGCTGCAGATCAAAATGTACAGAGTTGGAGGGAAAGGAAGAGATCCAGAATTTTGGGGACATGGTTTTGAGGATGACacggagaaggaggaggagagaaaCTCCAACCCcagtgaaaattttgagaagagaGTGTGAAATTGAATCAGGAACTCCGAGGAGCAAATGCAGAGACAATGGAAACTTCAAGAATTTGGGTAAAAaagtggtggagaagaagggATTTCAACCAGAGAGGGAGACAGTTAAAGCAAAGGAGAGAGCAAGAAGATCAGtaggaaagaaaatgttggAGCCGGAAGAAGAGTCTGGAATTAGGAAGAATGGGAGAGATAAAGCCAAATCGACAAGTACAAGGAAGCAAATATACATCTCTTCCACCATGCCAAGAAGTTCCAATTTAGGAACTATAGAAGAAAACTGTGTGTTTTCTTCCATGAAGGCAGAGGAAAGTGATGAACTTCACACAATGGGCATTGAAACCGATTCAGACTGGGAAAGGatgaaagaattgaagatTGAAGAATTGAAGTCAAGATATGAGAGGCAAAGACAACCAATCTACACAAGGAAGGACTCGAACGAGAAGAATCCAAAAGGCAGAAGAAAAATCAGAGTTTACTCTCCAAGAACAGCCACTAGAATTGAGATGTGCAAGATCAAAGCATTGGAGGATATGAAGAAAGCCAAGTTAAAGATGAAGAGTAAggtaagagagaatacaaTGGACGATGAGACCGACTTAGAGAGCTTTGCAGTCGTGAAATCATCGTTCCATCCACAGCAAGACTTCAGAGACTCAATGGTTGAGATGATCATGGAGAGAAGGATCAGTAAAGCAGAAGATCTTGAAGAACTGTTGGCTTGTTATCTCACATTGAATTCCGATCAATACCACGATCTCATCATCAAGGTGTTTAGGCAAGTTTGGTACGAATTGAATCAGGCATCTTTAGAATCTGAGTTAAATAAGCAATTCCCATGTAATGAACAGCTTCTTTAGCTAATAAATTTCAGACAAATGTAGTAATCTTATCTGTTGAAAACAAACGTCTTGGTTCATAAACATTGCAAGGAAATGCAATGTTGAATTACTGTTTTTCTCTTACAATTCAGGAAACTGAGTTTCTTCGTTTTCCACTTTCTTGAGAAGCAAGCATATGAGATtttgaaatggaagaataaaCCCATTATAGAAACTGCCATATGGGGTCCAAAAGGGAACAGGTAATCTGTGGGTAAACAGTGTGCAATACTGAAAAGCAGGCAATGATGAATGAATTGAGGACATGGACATGGGTAGGGAGTTGCCAAAAGGTTAAAAGATTGGTGGCAGAGAGAGTAATAGGACAATAAACTGAAGCAAATGGAGGCATGGTAACAAATAATGCCCATCAAACTTGAGTAAAAGCTTCAACATTGGTGCCAATAATTCTCATAAATAAACCACTTTGTTGGGAAAATAAACACAATCATTAATGGTGTATTGCTGCGGCGGATGTGGCTGTTTGAGTTGCTTACTGCCTCACCCTCTTCAcatagaaagagaaagaaaggggCTCGCTCCTATTGCGGACAAAAAAAATAGGTAAGCTGATGAAATCGATCGCGTTGGGACCATATTCACTCTCATTTTGTCATTACAATATTAActtttgttatcattttcttatatAGAACAAAATAGAACCTTATAGAGTACTatgatgtgagatcctacatcgatgaTTGGAGAgtataataaaacattttttataaaagtatgaaaacctcttcccagtagacgttttaaaaccatgaggttaacgatgatacgtaacatgccaaagtggataatatctactagtggtggacttgagctgttacaaatgatatcagaagccatcgagcagtgtgccagtaaggacgctgggccacGAGGGATAGACTGAGATCTTACATaagttggagagaggagcaaaacattttttataaagagtACAAAAACCTCTTTCCAGTAGATGCGTCTTAAAaatgtgaggttgacggcacTATGCAACGAgttaaaatagacaatatttacgTTGCCCATAAAAAAAGAACCCCAAAAAGATCACCCTCCagttataagaaaaaatttgcAAGGGAATGCTGAATATTTTTCACTACAGATTATGATGGCAGAACCATTTCTTTTCAAGTACATCAGCaaacttgttcttcttttctcaaaATATGTATGAGCAAACTGAGTTCAGTAGAAGCCTCGATTAACACAAGATTCATGACCTGACAGAAAAAACAGAtgcaacaaaacaaacaaatttaaataggTAAAAGTAGCTTCCCTCTTCCATTACCTATGGTTCCACTAGAGGTTAAGCACTCGAACCTAGTATCACCATTACCACAAATGATCCCATAGCATGCATCATTGACCAATTCTACTACTTTTGATTCTACCCAAAGCTCCTCTGAGTTCATGATAGAATAACAGCTCCTACATGAAGGGATTCATTCGGAATAGCAGATGCATAGCTGTTGCACTAATTCAGTTTCACTCGCTCTCAAAATTATCTACAGTCAGGTATCATGCCATTAATTACTATACTAATGCACACCTTATTTCTCCGGCCACTGTGATTCTGTAAATATCAGCAATCATGATGTTTCCTTGGCCAAGTCTCAACCAGTTAATTGACAGTCACAGTATTTTAACATGGAGATTTGAAAACCACGCCTGCTGAATATCAAGGATAAGTAAACCTGAAATTGAAACCACATTAGATTGCATCAGAATCTGTCACCACAGTTTATATAAGTTAAACTACATCAAAAACATCCatcatgaaaatttagaaggaGAAGGTTCGTATAGGGATAAGACAAAACCTATATGAAAGTGATAAATCCACAATAAGAACCTCCAAAAATTATATCCTTTCAGTTTCAGCACCAATTTGAAACAGCATAAcgtagaatgaaaataaagttgtGAAGGCAACTCTTGTTACGGAAGACCTTGGAATATTGAGTTTCCAGCATTATCCGGTTGGCTATCAGAGGCAGCAACTCCAACTTTAACACTCAAGTATCAAGCTTTACATTGGTATACgaagaaacataaacaaattttaCTAGCAGTTGAATAGAAAGAGAGATGCAGACCAAAATATCACACGACCATGGCCCTCTGAATACAACATAAGAACCTCATATCTTAGCACGGTAAGATGTAAGGAACCTAGCATTATGAATGCATGGCTAGATGAATCCAACAAGAAATAGCTTGATCatcaccaaaagaaaatgacaagaaGCTAATTGCAATGAACAAAgatgaggaaaagaaaattgtgagTAGGTTTTTAGTACTAAAACTTGAAAGTTGGACACGGAGCTTCCACAATTACATTTCTTTCGTTCATCTATCTGATGCATCATGTCTGTTCTATTGTAGATATCAGATAACCTCACATTGAGGATAAGTCAAGGAGAACGAATTAGACATAAGCTGATGTATAGTTGGCTGCTATTCACAATCAAATGGTGGAAAGAAAGGACATTTATGAGCCAGAAATCCCTACAATCATGCTTataggaaaatggaagaaacgAATCTCTTTACAGCTGCACAATCTATCGATTTCATTTGTACCTAAATTTATTACACATGGGCAGGGCAACAAGGGCATCATCACTtaaaaaagatcaaataatGTCACGTTTTCTCAGTTGGAGTAAGATGTTCCATCTGTTCTGCGAGGTTATTTATCTTGTTCCCAGTCCACCAAAGTTTTCCAAAGCTTATAGATTTATTCGCATTCTTTTTACTATTATCAGAATCCTTGCCTTCGGGTGCAACTTTTGGAGGATCAGATGAACCAGGATTCTCAGTCAAAAACTGTTCCCAAAACACATCATTGGCCCCATTACGCACAATCGCAGTGGTTTCATCAGCATCTTTTCTTGACACAATGGGATCAGAAGCAATACTTCCAACAGGCTCTGAATTCATGTCGATAACATGTGACTCGGACTGATAATTCCTATTTAGTTGTACAGAAGAAATATGTGGGCTTTGGATGTCACTTTTCGTTTGGTTGGACTTCAGATTGGGTAGAATGATAGCTTGATCAACATCGTGAATGGTCCTCTCCCAAAATGTTAGGGATGATTCTAACTGGTCGAGCTGCTCCATGTTGAGATCCGAGGTAGAAGAGTAATCCATATGCTTCTTTGACACTGAATGGGCATGCTCTGCCGGATCATCCTCAGCACTGGATTCATTGTAATAGTAGGCGACTGTAGCCAACCTCCTCTTTCTCTCATGAGATTGTGATTCTGGCACAAAATAAATCGTTAATTCTGGTTTCTGCAAAGCATGCGCAACAATAGAAAGCAACGtttgctgctgttgctgaaCACCTCGAAACTGATCCTTCATCAATTGCATTTGCAACTGTAATTCACGATTCTCTTGTTCGTGTTTCTGCGACTCAAGAAGAAGCTTTTCATTAGTGTGCTTAAGCCTCTCAACCTCTTCCTCGAATCTCTTCCTTTCAAGATCCAACAATGGAGATGAAAGTCCTTGTCCTTGAACATTCTGCAACGAATGGCTATGAACTGGTTTTCGCCTGTGAATGTTCCGCAAAAGGTCTGGCCGACCTTTCTCAAAATCCTCATTTGCAAATTCCCATCTCTCTGGATCCACTTTCTTAAAACcctattgaaataaataactaattcAATCAAAAAAATCGTGATTATCAGTAAAATGAACTGGGACACAGCCAGACTTAAGTACTGACTTACATATGTATTAAGCTGTCTAATGAAGCTTGAGAAGTTGTTATGCTTGAAGAATTTCGGCAGCAGATCAGTCGAAAACTCCAGTGGTTGCCACACAATAAAGCTCTTATTACCCGGAGTCCAAGATACAACTGAGTCCGTCGAAGGATCATCGACCATCTCGTAAGTCTTTGTCAGGAAAGGAGGCAACGAATTGGAACTGCCCTGAGCTTCGTCCATCATCCCGAATCTTAAAACCCCCAATCGCAAACCATAAAGTACCAAATTCAAATCCCCAGAATGAATCCACTTTGGGGCAACACGAAATCGAACAAAGATTCAGAATCAAAAGCTCAATCCTCCGCCGCAGGCTTCACAGAGTTTATTTAACCTAAAGAAACCGTTACATCctcgaaaaagaaaaccctcGATAGGGTTTACCGAATTGGAATGACATCGACGTTTGTCGCAAGAATTGAAGGCTAAGAAACCCTAACAAGAAAAACCCTTGAATCTCCCGCAAGGTTTCCAAATTTCAACCAAACAGAAATTTCCAGGAAAGTTAAGCTCCCTGCGATCAAGTCCAGCAGAAAATTGAGGCAAATAATTGGGGAACATAAAAATCAAAGACCCACCAGATTCAGTTTTGTTAATCTTTGCGTAGTCGTTACAAAAAGAAGTCGTCAGCTGAAGAAAAAGAGGATTACCAAATGCGCGCTTCCACTTCCCGTCGCCATAATCGATCAGCACCCAAATTAACACACAAATTAGCAATCCTCCATGTATGAATATAACCCAACCATGTTGTCGGAAAAGGcaatttccttcatttttattatttttctttttttatataattcgAATGTATAATATAGcttaataatcaaaattttaaaaacgcTTTTAcctttcttaatttcatttcatttatagcGATTCggtttctaattttgtttatatttgaaaaagtgcgtaaattgttatttaaaaattaaaggacCAAAAtcgttttttaatatttaatttataagtttcaaatgattttgtaaataaagaaaaggaaaaggaagggGCAGCAGAAATTGCGATGAAGTTGAAACTTTAACGGCCGTTTGATGATTGCGTGGTAactcacattttcttttttagactatgaatttaatattCCCCTTTCACATCTATATTTCAACTTTCtcccaattttaaatttaacccattccaagttttttaattatttcttcgTCCATGTTTACTGTCATTCAAATATagtctcagttcattcatataaaCTATTCTTGTATTAGAGAGGTAAGccatattatatatttcatttaatttttaacttaaatatagaataaattaaattagtagGAGGGATTGACATTAATTAGAAAACAGGAAATTAAGGAgctaataataaattgaagaCGCCTCTAATTTCGAATTGAACAATAGGCATTGTTCAACAACTACAAGTAATAATCATTTCAATCAACTTCTAAAtcagaatttgaattttcagatTTGTTCTCTACTCAAATAGTACTTCACAGCATCCCTCATATCATCATAACAATCACAAAcgtcaaaaaaatttaccaatTTCCCAAGCTCCTTGTCCGCCGGATCGTCAATGAACGACGCAATCGGAATCGCATTTTCCGGCTGAAAAGCGTAAGCATTTGGATTATCATCCACAATCACTACTCTTCTCAAATCCCGCCCGATCACAGACAAATCCTTCACGTATTTCCCCTCCACCTCCTTGCAAGAATCGCGATACAATCTGTGCGAAATCACCGATTTCTTGTCCAAATGATTCACCACAAGCGACGCGTATTCCTTCAATCCGGCGGTGAAAACTACGATTTCGAATCTATCGGCTAGGGCTTCAAGAAATTGGTCGACGCCGGGACGTTTGAGGACGTAGAAGTTGAGTATTTCGCCGTCGATCCTCGGTCTGACTACGAAATCGAATCTCTCCGGTGGCGGATCCAGTTTGGAGTGAACCAGAGTCTCGTCGAGGTCGAGTAGAACCGTCCGCTTGGCCGGCGAAATGAGAGGTGGAAGGAGGCGGTACTCGAAGATTAGGGTTCGTACAATGTCGGGTTCGGTGGATGCAGTTTTCCTCAAGGCCTTGTAGCCTTTGTGGCGGTTGGGAGTGCTAATACGGGCCAACTTGGAGAAGATTTTGAGAAGACGGCGGTGGCAGGTGTAGAGAGAGCGGTGGACGGTGGCGACGGCATTCTTGATGGGGGACttgcggcggcggcggtgtaAGGTCTTGGAGGGAGATCTTTTGATGATCTTGGATATCATTGTTGTTGAAAGTAGATTGTTGGAGGAGGAGAGTTTGGGGGTAAAATGGATTATGAAATggaatcaaattgaaaaatgagcGTTAGGTTCGGTCTAACGGTCGACTGGTTAGGTTCGGAACCGTAGCTAGAAAAGAACTGAATAAACGAAAGTAGACAGGAGACtgcatttcctttttctttttttttcttttttttttttgttttaattttaaattgggttttttttttttcttaaacaaaaacaatgaCCGTTTCTGCAAAACTACCTTAATTACCATACAaccaaatcatttttaatttttttttatctttaaattttggatcTCAACATTCATATTCCATCCCgggtaaaatataaatataacaaaataatactTATTATCTTTTATAAGGCATATCTGACGGTGATGAGCCACTAGCAGTGGAACCATGAAGCATATCAAACTTACCTCATAGGCTAAGTTACAGAATCTATAACTTAGAGCTTGATATCAATTGTAACGACTCTAATTTTCTACTAATCTAAAGTTGTTATTATATGCATGATGTAACTTCTTatgcaaaaatatttatttaaaacgaCTTCATAAAACAATGTCGTAGACTTA
This sequence is a window from Cucurbita pepo subsp. pepo cultivar mu-cu-16 chromosome LG19, ASM280686v2, whole genome shotgun sequence. Protein-coding genes within it:
- the LOC111781707 gene encoding transcription repressor OFP5-like; amino-acid sequence: MKWGRRKPHNPSSSSSTSSSSSSRPSFMSNILPASWFSKLKQKKSNLEAKPGQVKGTERRNSPCIQSPDYANETPSPDQVNGNRRRLRSGDNGEFWKLPFGEDGFDSKKSGGVLRSVWYNSEDEHEHELPHTSCRSCRSKCTELEGKEEIQNFGDMVLRMTRRRRRRETPTPVKILRRECEIESGTPRSKCRDNGNFKNLGKKVVEKKGFQPERETVKAKERARRSVGKKMLEPEEESGIRKNGRDKAKSTSTRKQIYISSTMPRSSNLGTIEENCVFSSMKAEESDELHTMGIETDSDWERMKELKIEELKSRYERQRQPIYTRKDSNEKNPKGRRKIRVYSPRTATRIEMCKIKALEDMKKAKLKMKSKVRENTMDDETDLESFAVVKSSFHPQQDFRDSMVEMIMERRISKAEDLEELLACYLTLNSDQYHDLIIKVFRQVWYELNQASLESELNKQFPCNEQLL
- the LOC111781537 gene encoding heat stress transcription factor A-4c-like, encoding MMDEAQGSSNSLPPFLTKTYEMVDDPSTDSVVSWTPGNKSFIVWQPLEFSTDLLPKFFKHNNFSSFIRQLNTYGFKKVDPERWEFANEDFEKGRPDLLRNIHRRKPVHSHSLQNVQGQGLSSPLLDLERKRFEEEVERLKHTNEKLLLESQKHEQENRELQLQMQLMKDQFRGVQQQQQTLLSIVAHALQKPELTIYFVPESQSHERKRRLATVAYYYNESSAEDDPAEHAHSVSKKHMDYSSTSDLNMEQLDQLESSLTFWERTIHDVDQAIILPNLKSNQTKSDIQSPHISSVQLNRNYQSESHVIDMNSEPVGSIASDPIVSRKDADETTAIVRNGANDVFWEQFLTENPGSSDPPKVAPEGKDSDNSKKNANKSISFGKLWWTGNKINNLAEQMEHLTPTEKT
- the LOC111781999 gene encoding probable C-terminal domain small phosphatase, producing MISKIIKRSPSKTLHRRRRKSPIKNAVATVHRSLYTCHRRLLKIFSKLARISTPNRHKGYKALRKTASTEPDIVRTLIFEYRLLPPLISPAKRTVLLDLDETLVHSKLDPPPERFDFVVRPRIDGEILNFYVLKRPGVDQFLEALADRFEIVVFTAGLKEYASLVVNHLDKKSVISHRLYRDSCKEVEGKYVKDLSVIGRDLRRVVIVDDNPNAYAFQPENAIPIASFIDDPADKELGKLVNFFDVCDCYDDMRDAVKYYLSREQI